CCGTTCACACTGGTCCTCGACGATCTCAATCAGCGCGCGTTCCCATTTGTGGATGAGATGATTCGCCGCGCACTGTCACGCAACACCAacatcgtcgtcgtcaccTTTGAGGCCACACACTACGCTGCCCCTCTTCGAAAAGTTAACGGTCACAATGCTACCGCCAAAGACATTATGCAAGACGTGCGCAAAGCCATGGACGGTGCGAAGGGGAGCCTTGTCATCGTCGACTCTCTGAACGATATGCTCAACAAACAGGGTGTCGACATGAGCGAACTGTTCAATCTTGTGGCAGGAACGTACTCATCCACCCTCGTCGGCGTCTACCATTGCGACATGTTGCCCGCCCAGGATGCGCGACCCGAGACGGCATACACACCTGAGCCACTCGAATTGGTCAAGTACATGGCCACTGCAGTCATCACCTGCAAGTCATTCGCTCACTGCCTCGCCGCCAAGGCTGCCAAAGAGCGTAGTCTGCCAGAGCCCACCCACGGCGTACTTCAAGGAGCTGAGGGTATCGTCCAATGTCTTGATGCCAACGATAACCGTGGTATCGTTCTTGAGGCTGAGTTCCGTCGCAAATCCGGTCGGCCCGAGGGCGAGACATTCTTCCTCCCCACCTGGAGTGAGGAGCACTACCGTGAGCCCCTGCCCAGCCAGGAGTGTGGCACTCTGAAACAAGAGATCGTTGTTCTACTGGACAAGGTCCCTGAATTTGCCGGCCCAAAGGTGGTTGGACAAGTTGATGCTTCTGGAAACGAGATCGAGTCTACATTCAACCTTGGCCTCACCGATAAGCAGAAGCAAGCCCGTGAAGGCGTTGTACTGCCCTATTTCGATGCCCAGAAGGGTGAGGGTGGCGAAGGCGGTCGCATTCTGTATGACATGGGCTCGGAGGATGACTTtgatgatgaagaagacGAATTCTAGGCGAGGTGGGGTTGGGTTTGATATCTGCTGGCGCTGGACGCAAATTGACGAGGATGAGATACCCATGGCGTAACGGTTAAGGATGAGGAGGCAATCAGGCGCATAGCGCAACTGTCACGACAGAAAATACTACTGGTCTGAGTACACAACCCTGTATTCTGCCTTGCCTTGCTTGATTCGATATAAGTGACTTTGTGATGTTCACCTTTTAGACTAGTGCTTCGGACACGCTGTATTAGTGAGTTTCTACTGTATGCTTAAAATAAGGTGGTAGCCTTTTATATCATACAGCTGTATCACTCAAGGTGAtcacccgggtgtcataagACACTTGCCATACTCGTTTATCAAGGtcactgtagtcgccaggCACGCGTATTAGGTGCTGACtcacactgtcaagtatgTCATGACACCCAGTTGTGGTGGTGAAGTTGGTAGGGCTGAGCCGCAGCTTGGCGCCTAAACTCACCCAACGATTCATTATTCTTTGCGCCAACATCACCCACGCCCACAACACAACCCCAACATGTCAGACAACGAGCGACCCCGCGACCGCTATCGCGAGCGAGACAACCGTCGGGAGCCACGCGAAGCCCGTGAGCGAGGCGGCACCCCCACAGAGCGACGCAACCGATCGCGCAGTCCACGAGAGCGCGGCGGCCGGCGGGATGCCCCCCGCTATCGTTCCCGATCACCCTTTAGGCGAGATGATCGCGAAAGCGGTGGACGTGGCAGCGACAGAAGCAGAGGTGGTCACGATCGAGGACGCGGTCGCGACGACCGTAGAGGAGGCAGGGACGACCGTGCCAACGCTGGCGACCGCTCACCACAACCACCAAAAGGCCCACGAGGCGGCATCCGCGGCCCATTTGGCGGTGCTGCCAAGCCTCCCACTGGTCCTCGCGCCTCAGTCGACGCACCCGCCAAGGAAGAGACGCCCGATGTCGAGATGAAGGACGAGAGGCAGAAGCCAGAGGACATGGACGACGACATGTGGGAGATGCTGAAAGTCATGGGTTTTGGAGGGTTCAAGTCAACAAAGAACACCAAGGTGCCTGGAAACGACAAGAACTTTGGAGTCAGGAAGGACAAGCAGCTGCAGGCCAGACAGTACATGAACCGACAGGGTGGATTCAACAGGCCGCTATCGCCTAGCAGGAGCTGATGAGGGGTGGCGACACGAGACTACTGTATATTATACTATATTCTCAGTTGGAGGATTCATGAGCTTTCCATTGAGGGGCTGTCCTGAGGACAATGGCATGCCACCTGACTCTCTACATTCAGCATACCATGCTCGATGACGACATTCGACAAGGACTACGGATACGGGATGCTATGGGATCAGGATACTTGTACTTGAGACAGAGCCGGTCAGGGTATGGCGCCTTCTTTCCTTGGTTATCTTTAACATGGTTCTTTCGCAGTCTGACCAGAACAAAGGGAGGATGAACGCTGCTAGACTAGGACAGCTGTCACTGGCAGTGTGGAAAGGTTATGGAAGATTCATCATATGAGTGCAGCTCGAAAGATTGCGAGTCCGACTACTAATACAACATTTGCCGATAATCCATCTCTCTGTTTAGTGGCATGTCCACAACAAAGAAGAAACCACATGCATAGAATTGTTTTCACTACTTATTTTCAGTACGATGGTGAATTCTGACCATGTTCGCGACATCAAGATGACTGAACACTTGGGAAAGTTATATGCAGAAGGGACTCTCTCATTCATCCAATCAGAGGCAGTTGCGGCCGCGGTCGACTCGTCGCGCTGATCCGCGTGTCCGCGAAATGTGTCCCAAACCCCGCGAACTTGGAAGCTCCAGTTCCAGCTCCAGCTTCGCATATCACCATGATGTACGACAGCAGGCATGGCTCCCTATGGAAGGGGCTGATGTGCCTTTTGACATTGAGTCAATTGCCTCTTGTGAGCGCGCAGGTCGCCGAGGTCGAAAAGGCCACCAATGCCAGCTTACTATGGGGACCTTACCGACCCAATCTGTATTTTGGTGTCAGGCCGCGGATACCCAAGAGTTTGATGGGAGGTTTGATGTGGACGCGGGTTGAGGACTATCAGAGCGTGCAGAGTAGTAAGTCTGGCCATTTCTAACTTCCATGAAAGGCGACTGCTGACTTGACAGACTTCCGACACACATGCGAACAACACGAGCTTGACGGCTATGGTTGGGATGAGTATGACGTACGCAGCGGCGGCCGACAGACGATTCACGACCCTGCCAACAAGATTGACATCACCACCGAGTTCATCAAATTCCCAGGCGGAGAACACGGCGGCAGTTGGGGTGCGAGGATCAAAGGCACACCGCGCGAGGACGCCGGGCCAAACCTACGGACCACAGTCCTCTGGTACAATACGCTTGAAGGTCTGGGAAGCCTGGAAATCGCAGATGCGGACCCAGAGGAAAAGGGCATCCAGGGCGACGTCGTCCTGAAGGGACAGACCAACGAACTGGGCGACTTCGAGGTCAGAATCACTGAGGGCAATGGCAATCACCCAGTCACCAACCATCCGAGCTACGATGATAAACCGCTGGATCGAACATTGGCACATAGTGGACAAGTCCCTATTGAGGCGCTATGGCAGGTCAAGACCATGCTGTTTGCACACATGAAAGGCCAGATAGATGTCTTGGTCCAGAAGTGGGGAGAGGAGAATCCCCCGCCGCCTGCCCAGGTCTACACAATCCAGCATCTGCCTGGCCAGGGAAACATGCACTTGGTCCAGAAGGTCTTTGAGGGTCCTTTCGAGTTTGATGTCATCTTTTCGTCTGGCTCTGCACCAACTAAGATTACGTCTGAAGACTTGACTGTACAGATCGACTCTGTCACCTCGGGCTTCTCAGCACGCTTTACAGACATCTTCAAGCCTCAGGCTCCCTTTCTCAAGGAGCGCTTCGACGAGTTTTCAAAGTCTCTATTCTCCAACCTCATCGGCGGTATTGGCTACTTCTTTGGCGACTCTCGTGTGGATCGCTCTTATGATCCCGCATACGAggaggacagcgagggctTCTGGGAAGAGGCTGCTGAAGCGCGTGCCAGGAACCAGGCACAATTCGAGGGGCCTTCAGAACTATTCACCGCTATTCCCTCGCGGCCCTTCTTCCCTCGAGGCTTCCTCTGGGACGAAGGCTTCCACCTACTGCCCATCATTGACTGGGACGCTGACCTTACTCTTGACATCATCAAAAGCTGGTTCAAACTCATGGATGAGGATGGCTGGATTGGTCGTGAGCAGATTCTTGGTCCTGAAGCTCGTAGCAAGGTGCCTGAGGAATTTCAGGTTCAATACCCTCACTACGCCAACCCACCGACACTCTTCATGGTCCTCACTTCGTTCCTCGACAAGCTCGACGCTGTGAAGACAGACACCAGCAGCGAGAAGCTACAGCAGGAGAAGTCCTACTCGTTGCAACTGTCAAACCGTGAAGCAGCACTAGAGTACCTTCGCTCCCTCTACCCATTGCTCAAGCGCAACTACTTCTGGTACCGCAAGACGCAAGCCGGCGACATCAAGAGCTACGACCGCGAGGCCTTCTCTACCAAGGAAGGCTACCGCTGGCGTGGACGCACACCTGCCCACATCCTCACATCCGGCCTTGACGATTACCCGCGCGCCCAGCCTCCTCACCCGGGTGAGCTACACGTCGATCTCATCAGCTGGATGGGCATGATGACACGCGCCATCAAACGCATCGCAGTTTACCTCGACGAAAAAGACGACGCCGCCGAATTTACCCGCTACGACGAAGCCATCGTACGCAACATTGACGACCTCCACTGGTCCAAGAAGGACAAGACATACTGCGATGCTACAATCGACGACTACGAGGAACACGTGCTCGTCTGCCACAAGGGATATATTTCCCTATTCCCCTTCTTGACAGGCTTGATGGACAAGGATAGTGAGAAACTAGGCGATATTCTCGATCTCATCGAGGACGAGGAGCAGCTGTGGAGTCCGTATGGTATCAGAAGTCTGAGCAAGAGCGACGAGTTTTATCATACTGCCGAGGATTACTGGAGGGGTCCGGTTTGGATGCCGATTAATTATTTGGCTGTTTCGCAGTTGCTCGTAAGTTCTAATCCTTCCTTTTCTCAATCCCCAGTCAGGTTTTGGTATAATGCTAACCATatctttttcttctttcaCAGAATCTCGCACAAACACCCGGAAAGTACCAAACCCGCGCTACGAAGATGTACACCGCGCTCCGCAAGAACCTCGTTGAGACGGTGTATGAGAGCTGGAAGGAAACGGGCTTCGCGTGGGAGCAATACAACCCCGAGACTGGAAAGGGACAGAGGACACAGCACTTTACCGGCTGGACGAGTTTGGTCGTCAAGATTATGGCTATGCCGGATCTGAGTGATGGTGCGGAGAGGGCGAGGGATGAGTTGTAGATTGGGTGGATACTTGTAGTCATGTGTTTGCCGCTAAAGGAAGCAGGGGTCTTGAGATGTGTGTATATCGTATATGAAACCCCGGCTGGGCAATGGAGTGGATTATTTTTGTGGGTCCAGTACCACATTTCGAGAGGCTGCCATGTGCTGTTACAAAAATGAAATAGTCGGGGGTAAACGTTCAAAGCGCGTCACTTTACAGTACACTATCTGACCCAGTATACGTTTTCCTTTCTTGAGCTTTGCCGGATACAACGTTACTTTTACAGCATGAATACTTATGCTTTGATACAGCGACAAGCATACAGGGTGCACCGACACTCGTTTCTTACCTCGCTGTATTCACCAAGGTGCGTGGCCAAGTGAGCATCTAAGGCTAACTTTCGACGAGAGCTAGTGAGCTTCAACCAAGTATGCAGCATCCGCACGAGCTTGTGTCCAGAATTGATCTTGCCTCGTTTAATGCTTTCATTCATCCAGGCGAAGAACACGGTTACGTCTTGCTTGCGTTGCCCTTCTCGCAACCATCTCTCAACAAGTTCCATCAACGCAGCTACACAGTGAATTAGTATATAAAAGGGGATTGAAACATATAGTATGACCGAACGTAGCCTCTCACACCTGGAAATAGTAAGGCTTATCCATTAGTTAGAGCTTTGAAGTGCTGTATCTTGCTTTGGTACAGTTATGATTTTAGGTCAATGGCCGTGTTCATCATGAGCTGAATGATGCCCTGTAGTTGCCCTGCATCTGCAGTTTGCCAATTTTCACAGAGATCTGATCGCCGAGGATTACAGCTGATCCGTTGTATACGTTCGAGTCGTCGTCAGTAAACCATGGCGTTAGAGACATGTCGTCAGCCTCGCCGGCGACCGTATCGTCAACCTCGTTGGCAGCCATGTCGTCAACATTGATTACAGCCGTCTTGGACCGTGTAATGGCCCTCAAGTCATGAACATGCTTGTTGAACCCTATCACTGCCACTGGCTTCGCCACTAAGAATAGTCGTTAGTGGCGTAGTAATAAGGGTAGACGGACCTTACTCAATGAGGCCAACCAACTCACCACCTCACCAACTTGCAAAACTTCCTGCCGACGAGCTAGAAGCCGGCCCCAAAGCTAATACCATGACACGCCCAAAAATATCGGTGACGCGTGTGTCGATTAAAACAACATCGATGCAGAAGTGGTCCAAGGGTACGATTGTCTAAGTGAGGGCAATGCTCTATTACGCAATAACCAGTCTTCTGGTCAAATTCACATTTGGATTTTGTGATACTCCTTCATTTAACTAAGTCTAGGGAGAAAGTCGTTTTGGGCGAAGGAGCAGCGGTGAAGCAGTGTCTACGAATGTTGAAGGAGGTCATCTCACCCTTGGAGTCGCTATTATCGTTCACTTTGCTGCCGCCGGCTGCTACGGTATTATGGGAGAAGGTATTGCATACTTCTCCTAGAATTGATGAGGTGTATCGGTCTCAGGCCGCGATGGTAGGCGCGACCAGTGGGGTTGGTAAGGGTGGTGCCTTCCCAAACATACACTCTCGTCGTACATAGATCATGGCGATTACGTACATGATGAGTCATAGGTGGTGGCTCTCATTCAAGAACTGATTTGACTACAGCAATCTGAAGATCTTTTTCGCCTGATGTATGGTCTTGCTCGTAGAAACTTGCTCAAAGGAGTGCGCCACGATTGTCTGCTGCATCACATACCAACCTCAATACCTGTCTGGCTGTGCATCAGCACAAGATTACTCGTATATCTTTTACACGGCAATGCTATCAATTTTCCGGGTCGTGCATTATGAGTCGCGGTCCTCGCTTGCACTTCAATCTATACGCATGGTCTACCCGGGCGCTACCATCACCGATGCAGTACCTCAAAAGCAGACCGAGACTCGCAGCTGTAGGGCAGGCTTCCAATGCGATTATCCGATTTGGTGATATATATAGCCCCTCTTCTGGCCGAGGAGCGCTCCACGGCACTATGCCAGAGACCCTTGAGCACCTCACGACTTGTGAATACCTTATCGCCAAAGAGAATCCGCCTGTTAGGAAGTAGCAAATATATGCTGTATTTATCACCGATCAGGGTAGCGACGACGTTGTAGTCGCATATATCGTGGACCACATTGACACCATACACGACACGAGGGGTTGTGACAATTTCATCCAGGCCTGCTGTATGTGGCCCGCGATGGTGTTTATCCAGAGTTCTCGCTATATTTGTTACTAAGCTCGATATATATATATTCGGCGATGGTCAAGGCGATGACCTCCCAACGTGTAGATTCTCTCAAAACGAGTACGAAAAGTACCCTTGCACTTTCAGGAACTCTACTTCAATTGTGCACACAACCTATCTTCATGCTGGTGTAGTAGTCATGGGAATGTAGGGGTCTTTGGTAGAATTAATTTTAGGTCATGCGGGGAATCCAAGGGGACTCATCGTTCATCGCAATACTGCCCTACGGTTCCGTGATGCCACTGGCAATATTATGAGCTAAAGTGTTTACTAAGTTGCATTATCCGAAACATACATAAAGTAGATGTACCTGTCTACTAAAATGACCAAGGTACTCTCATCTTGTGCAAGAGCTGTAGCTCTAAAGTTACATCAAGATAGCGCATATGGTTTTATTCAAGATAACGTTGGACTGAAAATAGATGAAACCGTAGTTCAAAAGGGAAGTTTATTCACGTAAAAAGTGTGGAAATAAGCGTGCTTAGAAAAGGCGTTGCGGGCCGTAACTTTCTTTAGTAGACTTTTTGTTGGCGCGAACCTTGCTGACGGGATAGATAGACTTTGACAGATCTTGATCCTTCAAATTACAGTCGTTGGGCGCATGGGAGGCCTGTTTGCATATCTTGCATATGCTTTGGTGCTGATGGAGTCTTATAATCGAATGTGCGCTTGAATTATCGTTCATTCCTATACCCGGCGATATCGCAGAGTAGACATGTCGTCACTTTTGGACAAAGTACATGCTTTGCGTTCTACTTCCAAGCTCTTGCAATCATATTCTTCTGGCCTTGTAGTCCTCTGTGAGCACCCTGGATGATCTCTAAGTGGGTCAAGTCGAATGTCACTGATGGTCTGCATCTCTCTAAACAGCAGTGTTGGGTGCACGGGATGCCTTTCTCAAAGACATGGAAGAAAGCCGATGGACTAGAGCAATCCGATGTCCAAGTGTTCCCGAGCGGAATTCCGAGCGGAAGGGAAGCCGAAGTAAATCATGACCATATCGGAGCCAACAATGACAGCTCAACATCGGGGGCCAACATGAATCATGTCAACTCCACGTCGCCGCTTTGCCCTGCATAACGAAAAGACTTTCTTACTCATGCTGCTGCCCGCCCCAGTCGCCACCCCCAGCTCCCAACTCGGATATCCGCAATAAAAAAGCCGCGGGCAAAGAGCCGCAAGGGCATTCTGCACCTCAACTCCACTGCAACCCTCCACGTCACCCGCAAAAGCTTCGGAAAAAGCTCTGCCTAACGGCCCGTCTCGGTCTCATGGAGCCGCACCCGTGCTATGCAACGTCACTGAAGGCCCATGACGTGCCTCTAGATCCAACGACGCCGAAACACGTGCTCAGAAGGGCGCTTGCACCCCAGCGCGGCCCCCCCATCGCTTATCTCAGCCTTGTGCTGCTTCGGCATCGTCACGGCGACGCGATGACATCGTCACACATGGCCATGAATGGGACTTggcgacggcgacgacgGCGATATGCATCAAGCATCGCCATTCACAAACCCATAGAATCCTGGTTCACGAGCCTTGCCATGACCCATTCGCGCCGCGGACAAAGCAAGATGCGTTTGTGATCTGCAAGGCTGCGACGCTCTAGCCGTCAGTAGAGTTATCGGCTAAAACGAAGTTTTGGACGATAACCCCTACACACAGGGCCCTAGGCGGACCTTTGATAAagtgatgatgatgatgatgatgatgatgactTTGCCAGAAGATGGGGTACGGTAGTCCGTATCATACTGTACAAGAGAGAGTACTAGGCAAGGCAAAAGACTGGGTGATGAAACGTCATACAAGCATTGTAAAGTTTTTGTGAGACAAAAGCAAAGAAGAAATAAGACGCACGCGTTGAAAGTCTTGTGATGCTTGATGCTTGAAAGGTCCGGCGCGACACCTCATACGTATGAGTTTGGGGCCTGGTTTGAGCGCCTTGTTCCGCAACTCTTCCCCATCGAATGGAAGAACAAAGTCACGATAACGGTTTCTCTACCTGACACACTCAACGTCCACGTAGTTTAACCCCCATGTTGTCCTTGGCAATCATACACGTAGTGTACTGACGACAACTACTTACGACGACAACAAGGACATATACCAGAAGAAGAAACGCGACGCGCCGCAGACATGGTGAACAAGCCAATACCTCTTGCTCTATCGCGACCCAGATACGTCTGAGCCTCCGTTGCGCGCACGCGGGTCCGTCGCCCACATGATTCCGCACTAGGACGGTAGTAAGACCAACATGCGTGCCCCGTTACGTACATATGTCACCTAGCCCAGCCTAGCCTCAAGACCCACGCAAACTGTGGATACGAGCATGCAAGCTCCAAGTACGAGGAGCGAAGCATGGCTTGTGGTGGCCTGCAGGCGCGTTACGGAGGCTCGGCACGCTT
This sequence is a window from Pyrenophora tritici-repentis strain M4 chromosome 4, whole genome shotgun sequence. Protein-coding genes within it:
- a CDS encoding Hap2-elong multi-domain protein yields the protein MTFEYTLPDEWTEFDSDAVTSEKDFLLNVYAQHIKVADHFREFQDVYVLECALNDRPKPTRAQKPKNSSSVSKARRVRDSSYTGISGSRRRPLSQDRLQAMASRSATLAQYERHSVQLMSRVLNIRPNASPFTLVLDDLNQRAFPFVDEMIRRALSRNTNIVVVTFEATHYAAPLRKVNGHNATAKDIMQDVRKAMDGAKGSLVIVDSLNDMLNKQGVDMSELFNLVAGTYSSTLVGVYHCDMLPAQDARPETAYTPEPLELVKYMATAVITCKSFAHCLAAKAAKERSLPEPTHGVLQGAEGIVQCLDANDNRGIVLEAEFRRKSGRPEGETFFLPTWSEEHYREPLPSQECGTLKQEIVVLLDKVPEFAGPKVVGQVDASGNEIESTFNLGLTDKQKQAREGVVLPYFDAQKGEGGEGGRILYDMGSEDDFDDEEDEF
- a CDS encoding DUF1777 multi-domain protein, which gives rise to MSDNERPRDRYRERDNRREPREARERGGTPTERRNRSRSPRERGGRRDAPRYRSRSPFRRDDRESGGRGSDRSRGGHDRGRGRDDRRGGRDDRANAGDRSPQPPKGPRGGIRGPFGGAAKPPTGPRASVDAPAKEETPDVEMKDERQKPEDMDDDMWEMLKVMGFGGFKSTKNTKVPGNDKNFGVRKDKQLQARQYMNRQGGFNRPLSPSRS
- a CDS encoding glucosidase I — its product is MMYDSRHGSLWKGLMCLLTLSQLPLVSAQVAEVEKATNASLLWGPYRPNLYFGVRPRIPKSLMGGLMWTRVEDYQSVQSNFRHTCEQHELDGYGWDEYDVRSGGRQTIHDPANKIDITTEFIKFPGGEHGGSWGARIKGTPREDAGPNLRTTVLWYNTLEGLGSLEIADADPEEKGIQGDVVLKGQTNELGDFEVRITEGNGNHPVTNHPSYDDKPLDRTLAHSGQVPIEALWQVKTMLFAHMKGQIDVLVQKWGEENPPPPAQVYTIQHLPGQGNMHLVQKVFEGPFEFDVIFSSGSAPTKITSEDLTVQIDSVTSGFSARFTDIFKPQAPFLKERFDEFSKSLFSNLIGGIGYFFGDSRVDRSYDPAYEEDSEGFWEEAAEARARNQAQFEGPSELFTAIPSRPFFPRGFLWDEGFHLLPIIDWDADLTLDIIKSWFKLMDEDGWIGREQILGPEARSKVPEEFQVQYPHYANPPTLFMVLTSFLDKLDAVKTDTSSEKLQQEKSYSLQLSNREAALEYLRSLYPLLKRNYFWYRKTQAGDIKSYDREAFSTKEGYRWRGRTPAHILTSGLDDYPRAQPPHPGELHVDLISWMGMMTRAIKRIAVYLDEKDDAAEFTRYDEAIVRNIDDLHWSKKDKTYCDATIDDYEEHVLVCHKGYISLFPFLTGLMDKDSEKLGDILDLIEDEEQLWSPYGIRSLSKSDEFYHTAEDYWRGPVWMPINYLAVSQLLNLAQTPGKYQTRATKMYTALRKNLVETVYESWKETGFAWEQYNPETGKGQRTQHFTGWTSLVVKIMAMPDLSDGAERARDEL